The bacterium DNA window CGCGCGGGGCATGAACATCGTCATCGCCCACACCGACAGCCCGCGCCTGGACCTGAAGGCTAGTCCCCTCATCGAGGAGGCGGAGGTCGCCCAGCTCAAGACCCACTACTACGGCGGCGTCCGCAAGCACCAGTGGCTGTCGCGGCCTCTGGCGATTCACGGCGTGGTCATCCTCGCCGACGGCACGACCCGGTCGTTCTCCATCGGCTCGTCGAAGGAGGACCCCATCTTCGTCATCAGCGACCTGGAGCCCCACCTTTCGTACAAGGTCCAGAACGACAAGAAGGTCACCGAGTTCTACCCGGGGGAGAAGCTGAACCTGGTAGCCGGAATCATCCCCGACGCCGACGTGGAGGCGAAGAACCGGGTCAAGCTGGCCGTACTGGACATCCTCCACGAGCGGTACGGGATGACCGAGGAGGACTTCGTCAGCGCCGAGCTCGAGGTGGTGCCGGCCTGCATGGCGCGCGACGTGGGCTTCGACCGGGCGATTCTGGGCGGTTACGGCCACGACGACCGTGTTTGCGCCTTCACCGCCGTCCGGGCCCTGCTCGAGGCTGAGAGCCTGGAGCGGTGCGGGGTGGCCTACGCCGTGGACAAGGAGGAGATAGGAAGCGTGGGCGCCACCGGCGCGGGTTCCGCCTTCATCCTCAACACCCTGGCCGAGATCCTGGCCCTGGAGGGTGAGACGGGCGATCTGGCGCTCAGGCGCGCCGCCGATAAAACCAGTGTCATCTCCGCCGACGTGGGCGCCGCGCTACACCCCGACTGGCAGGAGGTTCAGGAGAAGCAGAACGCCGCCCGCATGGGCTACGGCCTCGCCCTGACCAAGTACACCGGCACCCGGGGCAAGGTGGGCGCCAACGACGCCAACGCCGAGTTCATGGCCCGGATACGCCGGCTGTTCAACGAGGCCGGGGTTCCCTGGCACGTCGCCGAGCTGGGCAGGGTGGACGAGGGCGGGGGTGGGACCGTGGCCCGGTTCCTCGCCGCCCACGGGATGGACGTGGTGGACGCCGGACCGCCGCTCCTCGGAATGCACTCGCCCCTGGAGCTGGTGGCCAAGTGCGACGTTTACGCCGCATACCTCGGCTACCGCGCCTTCTTCGAGCGGTTCAATTAGGAGTTTATTGGTGAAAAACCTAGTCGCCGGGAACTGGAAAATGTACCTCTCGCCGGGAGAGGTGGCCGGGTACGCGGGACGTTTCCTGCCCCGGACTAAGGACCTGGTCGAAGCGGTGGATATTCTCGTCTGCCCGAGCTTCCCCGCGCTGCCCG harbors:
- a CDS encoding triose-phosphate isomerase, coding for MKNLVAGNWKMYLSPGEVAGYAGRFLPRTKDLVEAVDILVCPSFPALPAALAAFRGTHVEVGAQNMHQELSGAFTGEVSGAALADLGVG
- a CDS encoding aminopeptidase: MAEKKTYELPRKSCFDLKDDAWHAESFAFADRYRSFLNISKTERECVASFAKMAAEHGFVEYVPGESKKGAPGYLFVGKGKAAALYRPGKLPAARGMNIVIAHTDSPRLDLKASPLIEEAEVAQLKTHYYGGVRKHQWLSRPLAIHGVVILADGTTRSFSIGSSKEDPIFVISDLEPHLSYKVQNDKKVTEFYPGEKLNLVAGIIPDADVEAKNRVKLAVLDILHERYGMTEEDFVSAELEVVPACMARDVGFDRAILGGYGHDDRVCAFTAVRALLEAESLERCGVAYAVDKEEIGSVGATGAGSAFILNTLAEILALEGETGDLALRRAADKTSVISADVGAALHPDWQEVQEKQNAARMGYGLALTKYTGTRGKVGANDANAEFMARIRRLFNEAGVPWHVAELGRVDEGGGGTVARFLAAHGMDVVDAGPPLLGMHSPLELVAKCDVYAAYLGYRAFFERFN